Proteins from a single region of Terriglobus sp. TAA 43:
- a CDS encoding carbohydrate porin has product MFEFHGYLRSGSGVNSHGGQQVAFAAPGAQAKYRLGNEAETYAELIFVNNWTNSVHSEDKAWFRSEFMIQANTLNATNFSNFANSSINDQYRVREAFVQGGGIFPSQHDAKVWAGERYYRRQTIYSNDFFPLDLSGYGGGVEDIDLKVGKLAVAYIGVSRPDVVTQNGNLNTSHIDTRLYGVKGPLGLWSAWFDYATSKGGAFTSTSGTTGSTSVVKETVPSTNGYAYGIRHQRLEWHGGYHTLIVQYGTGAASNFSGPGIGMTIPTPGPNARDAKQFLITEQVVLQPNEKFAVMPVFLFQRKKDSTTQNQWLQWTSFGVRPEVFLTRHLSITGDCGFDYTHLSGAYEGWLRKCTIAPQIGADRKFFGRPVLRAFLTYASWSKDFKGMVGGTPFINSTRGLTFGVQVEHWW; this is encoded by the coding sequence TTGTTCGAATTTCACGGATACCTTCGTTCCGGTTCGGGCGTGAACAGCCACGGTGGACAGCAGGTTGCATTTGCAGCCCCCGGTGCACAAGCGAAATATCGCCTTGGCAATGAAGCTGAAACCTACGCCGAACTGATTTTCGTGAACAATTGGACGAACTCAGTTCACAGCGAAGACAAAGCCTGGTTCCGCAGCGAATTCATGATTCAGGCGAACACGTTGAACGCAACCAACTTCTCGAACTTCGCCAACAGTTCCATCAACGATCAGTACCGCGTTCGCGAGGCATTCGTCCAAGGGGGCGGAATCTTTCCTAGCCAGCACGATGCAAAGGTTTGGGCAGGCGAACGGTATTACCGTCGTCAAACGATATACAGCAACGACTTCTTCCCGCTGGACCTCAGTGGCTATGGTGGTGGCGTCGAGGATATAGACCTCAAAGTCGGGAAGTTAGCTGTTGCCTATATTGGTGTCTCGCGACCTGACGTCGTTACACAGAATGGGAATCTCAACACCAGCCACATTGACACTCGACTGTATGGAGTCAAAGGCCCTCTTGGGCTCTGGAGTGCTTGGTTTGACTACGCTACTTCAAAAGGTGGTGCGTTTACGTCTACGTCCGGAACCACAGGTTCAACATCAGTAGTGAAGGAAACTGTTCCGAGTACGAATGGTTACGCCTATGGAATACGACATCAGCGTCTTGAGTGGCACGGCGGCTACCACACTCTAATCGTTCAGTATGGAACCGGAGCCGCCAGCAACTTCAGTGGACCGGGTATCGGTATGACGATCCCCACGCCAGGGCCCAACGCTCGCGATGCCAAGCAATTCCTCATCACCGAACAGGTCGTCTTGCAGCCCAATGAAAAGTTCGCTGTTATGCCTGTCTTCCTCTTTCAACGGAAGAAGGACTCGACAACACAGAATCAATGGTTGCAGTGGACGTCGTTTGGAGTGAGGCCAGAAGTCTTCTTGACGCGGCATCTTTCAATCACTGGAGATTGCGGATTCGACTACACACATCTATCTGGAGCTTACGAGGGCTGGCTGCGCAAGTGCACCATAGCGCCTCAGATCGGCGCTGACCGCAAGTTCTTCGGAAGACCGGTATTACGCGCGTTCCTTACTTACGCAAGTTGGTCGAAAGACTTTAAAGGAATGGTGGGTGGGACCCCGTTCATCAACTCAACACGAGGACTCACCTTCGGCGTGCAGGTCGAGCATTGGTGGTAA
- a CDS encoding response regulator transcription factor produces MTTTICNTQPDVQLPLFQSSVQGAATVYIIDGDEYYRSSLEALAQAKGWHVEAFGTGAQFLERVCPPVPACIILDASLPDVEGLKLQKQLAMQAPAIPIMFLTEQQDVHVAVQAIKAGAVEFFTKPYVNDELVRAIEKALDRSNSLRMREAGLRELKSRYASLSNREREVLSLVVAGLPNKQVGDHLGISEITVKVHRGNVMRKMKADSLPALVNMAASLRLIRRHIFGASAVA; encoded by the coding sequence ATGACAACGACGATATGCAATACACAGCCTGACGTACAACTCCCGTTATTCCAATCATCTGTGCAAGGCGCCGCGACGGTGTACATCATTGATGGAGATGAATACTATCGTTCTTCACTGGAAGCCTTGGCGCAGGCAAAGGGATGGCATGTCGAGGCCTTCGGGACAGGCGCGCAATTTCTGGAGCGCGTTTGCCCACCAGTTCCGGCATGCATCATCCTAGATGCTTCGTTGCCCGACGTCGAAGGGTTGAAATTACAGAAGCAACTCGCTATGCAAGCCCCTGCGATTCCAATCATGTTTCTGACGGAGCAACAAGATGTTCATGTAGCCGTGCAGGCAATAAAAGCTGGGGCGGTGGAGTTCTTTACAAAACCCTATGTCAACGATGAACTTGTCCGTGCAATCGAAAAGGCATTAGATCGCAGCAATTCTCTGCGCATGCGCGAGGCAGGATTACGAGAACTCAAATCTCGCTATGCATCCCTTAGCAACCGCGAACGGGAAGTGTTATCCCTCGTGGTTGCTGGACTACCGAACAAGCAGGTGGGCGATCATCTCGGAATCAGTGAAATTACTGTAAAGGTCCATCGCGGGAATGTGATGAGGAAGATGAAAGCAGACTCGCTTCCGGCGCTGGTAAATATGGCTGCTTCTCTCCGCCTCATTCGTAGGCACATCTTCGGGGCCTCGGCTGTGGCCTGA
- a CDS encoding enoyl-CoA hydratase/isomerase family protein has translation MATMSAPMTSTATNPTSAQLRITCHSPQYWRVTINNPPLNVMGPEMVKEFQKVINALEADEQVRVVVFESAVEDYFLNHSDFTAKLEDLTSLPPGPTGLPLWPDFLVRLTRLPVCSIALIRGRATGNGSEITLACDMSFASREKTIISQWEVGVGMVAGGGPMARLPELIGRNRALEVLLSSEDLRADQAESYGYINRSIPDSELDAYVDGLATRIAKFDKWAIGQTKRLVNAKLPPDVEIGAGWDACIASLGRPAAQNGIKELMERGFHKPGDAENRLAYYLGVIPH, from the coding sequence ATGGCAACCATGAGTGCACCGATGACGTCCACCGCTACAAATCCAACATCAGCGCAACTTCGAATCACTTGTCACTCTCCACAGTATTGGAGGGTGACGATCAATAACCCTCCGCTGAACGTGATGGGACCGGAAATGGTTAAGGAATTTCAAAAGGTCATAAACGCCTTGGAAGCTGACGAGCAAGTGAGAGTTGTCGTCTTCGAAAGTGCGGTTGAAGACTACTTCCTTAATCACTCTGATTTCACAGCGAAGCTCGAAGACTTGACCTCGCTTCCTCCGGGACCAACGGGCCTTCCCCTCTGGCCGGACTTCCTGGTGAGGCTCACGCGTCTACCAGTCTGTTCGATTGCTTTGATTCGCGGTCGTGCGACCGGAAATGGGAGCGAGATAACGCTCGCCTGCGACATGAGTTTCGCCAGCCGCGAAAAGACGATCATCTCGCAATGGGAGGTGGGAGTAGGCATGGTTGCCGGGGGCGGTCCTATGGCTCGATTGCCTGAACTCATCGGCCGGAACCGCGCTCTAGAAGTGTTGTTGAGTTCCGAAGATCTGCGAGCGGACCAAGCCGAATCGTATGGGTACATCAACCGCTCGATTCCCGACAGTGAGTTAGACGCTTATGTGGATGGGTTAGCCACTCGCATCGCGAAGTTCGACAAGTGGGCGATTGGTCAGACGAAACGACTCGTAAACGCCAAACTTCCTCCAGATGTAGAGATTGGTGCTGGATGGGACGCTTGCATTGCATCTCTGGGACGTCCCGCCGCCCAGAATGGGATCAAGGAACTAATGGAACGGGGCTTTCATAAGCCCGGGGACGCCGAAAATCGATTGGCATACTATCTCGGCGTGATTCCCCACTAG
- a CDS encoding enoyl-CoA hydratase/isomerase family protein, which translates to MNATYREGAVRVTHHSSSFWRVTFDLPPLNIFGPANIPQLEEVVSSIERDSDLKVVVFDSAIEGFFLTHYDLRPRPEESAVFPPGPTGLPAVPDMFVRLSRSPVVSIASIRGRATGVGSELALASDMRFASREKAILSHWEVGAALVPGGGPMSRMPRLMGRGRALEILLGADDVPGDLAEQYGYVNRSFPDHELDGFVDALAWRIASFDKWAISQTKQLVNINSLPPNEEFPPQWQAFTEALGRPEAQMRLKELAERGLHFPGDLESHLGRYVGELGTSSETPSHSMG; encoded by the coding sequence ATGAACGCTACCTATCGAGAGGGCGCTGTCCGAGTCACTCATCATTCAAGTTCTTTTTGGCGCGTAACCTTTGACCTTCCTCCATTGAACATCTTTGGCCCTGCGAATATCCCCCAGCTTGAGGAAGTGGTCAGTTCTATCGAACGCGATTCAGATCTAAAGGTCGTTGTATTCGATAGCGCGATCGAGGGCTTCTTCTTAACTCATTACGATCTCCGTCCAAGACCAGAAGAGTCAGCAGTATTTCCTCCAGGACCAACGGGACTTCCTGCGGTACCCGACATGTTTGTCAGACTGAGCCGTTCCCCAGTGGTCTCGATTGCATCAATTCGCGGCCGTGCAACCGGTGTTGGTAGTGAACTGGCGTTAGCGAGTGACATGCGTTTTGCTAGTCGCGAAAAGGCGATTCTGTCGCACTGGGAAGTTGGAGCGGCTTTGGTTCCAGGCGGAGGGCCGATGTCGCGTATGCCTCGCTTAATGGGGCGGGGACGTGCGCTGGAGATTCTTCTTGGGGCGGATGACGTCCCCGGCGACTTGGCTGAACAGTATGGCTATGTCAATCGGTCATTTCCTGATCATGAACTCGATGGGTTTGTTGACGCCTTGGCATGGCGAATCGCTTCGTTCGACAAATGGGCGATTTCTCAAACGAAGCAGTTGGTCAACATCAACAGTTTGCCACCCAACGAAGAGTTTCCTCCTCAGTGGCAAGCGTTCACAGAGGCACTGGGAAGGCCTGAGGCGCAGATGCGATTGAAAGAACTCGCCGAGCGAGGCTTACATTTTCCCGGTGATCTGGAAAGCCATCTTGGGCGTTACGTGGGGGAACTAGGAACATCATCAGAAACACCAAGCCACTCAATGGGCTGA
- a CDS encoding alpha/beta fold hydrolase, whose protein sequence is MNTKVQYRTVTVDGLSIFYREAGPKDAPTILLLHGLPSSSRMFEPLFARLANNFHLIAPDYPGFGHSDWPAPNQFQYTFDHIANVMNDFTVAVGLKRYVLYMQDYGGPVGFRMVLQHPERVRSLIVQNAVAHNEGLGPNWLPRRAYWADRKAHEETLRENLLSFEATKKRHLGTDPRIELYDPDLWTDEHAFLTAPGQADIQTELFYDYRTNVEAYLSWQAWMQHTKPKLLVLWGKYDTSFDIGEPERYRSDVPNAEVHVLNTGHFALDTDADNIADLVRNFVKKTW, encoded by the coding sequence ATGAATACTAAAGTTCAATACCGAACGGTCACTGTCGATGGCCTCTCAATCTTTTATCGCGAGGCGGGGCCCAAAGATGCCCCGACGATCCTGCTTCTGCATGGTCTTCCTTCCTCATCGAGAATGTTTGAGCCACTCTTTGCGCGGCTAGCAAACAATTTCCACCTCATTGCTCCTGACTATCCTGGATTTGGGCATAGTGATTGGCCGGCTCCGAATCAATTCCAATACACCTTCGATCACATTGCGAACGTCATGAACGACTTCACGGTGGCCGTGGGTTTGAAGAGATACGTCCTCTATATGCAGGATTATGGTGGACCGGTCGGCTTTCGAATGGTGCTTCAGCATCCAGAGCGAGTGCGATCCCTCATTGTGCAGAATGCTGTGGCGCACAACGAGGGATTAGGTCCCAACTGGCTTCCAAGGCGTGCGTACTGGGCGGATCGCAAAGCTCATGAGGAAACGCTACGAGAAAATCTGTTGTCTTTCGAAGCTACCAAGAAACGTCATCTTGGAACTGATCCACGGATCGAACTCTATGACCCAGATCTGTGGACGGATGAACATGCCTTCTTGACTGCTCCCGGCCAAGCGGACATTCAGACCGAGCTGTTCTACGACTATCGGACAAACGTGGAAGCCTATCTCTCGTGGCAAGCATGGATGCAGCACACAAAGCCCAAACTGCTCGTCCTGTGGGGGAAGTATGACACGTCCTTTGATATAGGCGAACCGGAACGTTATCGCAGCGACGTTCCGAACGCAGAAGTACACGTTCTGAATACCGGCCACTTCGCACTCGATACGGATGCAGACAACATCGCGGACCTGGTGCGCAATTTCGTCAAGAAAACGTGGTGA
- a CDS encoding NAD(P)/FAD-dependent oxidoreductase — translation MHSPRTSSVREFIDRNGYPYNYVELEADAGSQSLLDRFGVDANDIPIVICNNKTVLKNPSALELAEELGWNGSVNRDMVRDLIIVGAGPAGLAAAVYAAWGGLDVLLIESHAPGGQAGTSSRIENYPGFVTGISGQELASSATAQARKFGAKISVACAIAQLNSSRWPYELTAGDGHHFLAKTVLIATGARYKKPDVFEPSKFEGCGLHYAATQAEAQDCSNEDVVVVGGGNSAGQAAVFLARSARKVYMLVRSSNLSASMSQYLIQRINANATIELLHDTELVEVNGYDAVVCASWKNNRTGKKTTIATKHVFFMAGATPNSSWLTGAVNLDENGFVLTGRDLPASTSFDRMSAWPAQRLPQPFETDVLGIFAVGDIRAGSVKRVASAVGEGAVAISFVHRALAELRSEMPYTLGSSGNARLEGSQL, via the coding sequence ATGCATTCTCCGAGAACCTCGTCCGTCCGAGAGTTCATTGATCGCAATGGTTATCCCTACAACTACGTCGAACTCGAGGCAGATGCTGGTTCGCAGTCTTTGCTTGATCGCTTCGGGGTTGATGCCAATGACATTCCTATCGTCATTTGCAACAACAAGACTGTTCTCAAGAATCCTTCTGCACTTGAATTGGCAGAGGAACTGGGATGGAACGGCAGCGTGAATCGCGATATGGTTCGCGACTTGATTATCGTCGGAGCGGGTCCTGCTGGGCTCGCTGCTGCAGTTTACGCAGCCTGGGGGGGGCTTGATGTCCTCTTGATTGAGAGTCACGCCCCTGGAGGGCAAGCCGGTACGAGTTCAAGAATCGAAAACTATCCGGGCTTCGTTACGGGCATTTCAGGGCAAGAACTAGCGTCGAGTGCGACTGCACAAGCCCGGAAATTCGGTGCAAAGATTTCGGTAGCATGCGCAATCGCGCAGCTTAATTCGTCGCGTTGGCCGTATGAACTTACCGCAGGTGATGGGCATCACTTTCTTGCCAAGACAGTTCTGATCGCTACAGGAGCTCGCTATAAGAAGCCTGATGTGTTTGAGCCATCTAAGTTCGAGGGATGTGGATTGCACTATGCTGCAACTCAAGCGGAAGCCCAGGACTGCAGCAATGAAGACGTCGTAGTCGTGGGTGGCGGGAACTCGGCTGGACAAGCGGCGGTGTTCTTGGCGAGGTCAGCCAGGAAGGTGTACATGCTGGTGCGTTCGTCCAACTTATCCGCAAGCATGTCTCAATACCTGATTCAACGGATCAACGCGAATGCAACCATTGAGCTTCTTCACGACACCGAGCTCGTTGAAGTGAACGGCTACGATGCTGTCGTCTGCGCATCGTGGAAGAACAATCGCACCGGGAAGAAGACAACCATTGCAACCAAGCACGTGTTCTTCATGGCGGGTGCAACTCCTAACTCAAGCTGGTTGACCGGGGCAGTCAATCTTGATGAAAACGGGTTTGTGCTTACGGGGCGCGATCTTCCAGCTTCGACATCCTTCGACAGGATGAGCGCGTGGCCTGCTCAACGCTTACCCCAACCATTTGAAACGGACGTTTTGGGGATCTTCGCAGTAGGAGATATACGAGCGGGAAGTGTTAAGCGAGTTGCGTCTGCTGTCGGCGAAGGGGCTGTTGCAATCAGCTTTGTCCATCGTGCTCTCGCAGAGCTACGGTCGGAGATGCCTTACACGCTTGGATCAAGCGGCAATGCGAGGTTGGAAGGTAGTCAGCTGTGA
- a CDS encoding TonB-dependent receptor — MAQALAGLGALHGTVTDPSGAVVTNAHVVISNDAIGLKHDLTSSSEGLFQAASLPPSEGYKLTVTKPGFSAFVAAGIAVHVGQDATLNVTLTIEQAVQDIQVNASASVLDVSRLGVSQLVSQKEINDLPINGRRVDQFVLLTPGVTTDGANGEVTYRGVPGNNLFLQDGMDVTQQWGQDNAGSTNAFSPISQDAVQEFQVETSNYSAEFGHAAGGIVNTLTKSGTNSYHGGAFWFYKNRTLNATDPYSLNNGKPFNPPNWRHQVGGSIGGPIIKGKLFFFGNTEEIRESRPLVSSYAGSNLVNSDGTFKDGVCNATEKQCAAAQTYVRRSFAVLKRTLNENVGFAKLDWHPTEKESLTVNFNLMQFSSPNGTVTASALTDGSGFYPNGDQIDLTRWARFSYTRVVSPRAVNEFRFGWFKDTRKQSINPAIAPSNGIRSGLSVGDMSNLGMSVNIPNSQPSEDRFLFTDTFSLLVGRHQLKLGVETNYMRDVENALFYARGEYFYGDLSDWAEDLTPDTSDVNSGRHYSGFLQSFGPLLTRAIVRDYNFYIQDQWQVTRDLTLNLGMRYEFNRFTQPPENPDYPATGKLNEPLANFAPRIGFAYSTRQGSTVFRGGFGISYARLPSASIIRLQQRNGVIQKTIFFEPNTTGAPRFPSYLSSTNIPGAGSNVTWADPGLKTPYTEQADFTVEQKLDTKTRATISYLWNNGVGFLTRKDENLVAPTSSYAWRILDSSGSAQTGTYTTPLYTATYDTRYGVLNHIYNGGMLFYDGLAITLIRQQTSWVQGALAYTWSHAIDLGLGSGADNIYYTDPPVTVFNGNQRFEKGNSSLDQRHRLVLSGSVTPPMRPFQSHLANITANGWELSLIETYATPQGVDPYVNISALPAALAKVVYASTISGVGIGFESYQRVPFYPRSSLELGTTFRTDARLTKQFKIAHEQRLAMNFELFNAFNYRTITSVNQVAVVANVDGNGNGILVPVPKPGRGTASAGFPDGTNARRAQVSIRYSF; from the coding sequence ATGGCTCAAGCTTTGGCGGGTCTCGGTGCCCTCCACGGTACAGTCACTGATCCGTCCGGGGCCGTAGTCACAAATGCTCATGTCGTCATTTCCAATGATGCGATCGGTCTGAAACATGATCTGACAAGTTCTTCCGAAGGGTTATTTCAGGCGGCATCCCTACCTCCGTCGGAAGGCTACAAGCTTACCGTCACGAAACCTGGATTCTCTGCATTCGTGGCCGCCGGGATTGCCGTGCACGTTGGGCAAGATGCCACTCTCAACGTGACCCTGACGATCGAGCAAGCGGTGCAGGACATACAGGTGAACGCATCGGCGTCCGTTCTGGATGTGAGCCGACTTGGGGTTTCCCAGCTTGTGAGCCAGAAAGAGATCAATGACCTTCCAATCAATGGGCGGCGTGTGGATCAATTTGTTTTGCTGACACCAGGCGTCACTACGGATGGCGCAAACGGTGAAGTGACCTATCGCGGAGTACCTGGGAACAACTTGTTTCTCCAAGATGGCATGGACGTAACGCAGCAGTGGGGACAAGACAATGCTGGAAGCACAAACGCCTTTTCACCGATCAGCCAAGACGCCGTGCAAGAGTTCCAGGTGGAAACATCGAACTATAGCGCCGAGTTCGGTCATGCAGCTGGTGGCATCGTCAACACGCTGACCAAGAGCGGAACGAACAGCTATCACGGCGGCGCATTCTGGTTCTACAAGAATCGAACACTCAATGCGACTGATCCTTACTCCCTCAACAATGGCAAGCCTTTTAATCCACCCAACTGGCGACATCAGGTGGGCGGAAGTATTGGTGGGCCGATCATCAAGGGCAAGCTTTTCTTCTTTGGAAATACTGAAGAGATTCGCGAAAGTCGGCCGTTAGTGTCATCGTATGCTGGCTCGAATCTCGTTAACTCTGATGGCACCTTCAAAGATGGTGTATGCAATGCAACCGAGAAACAATGCGCTGCGGCACAGACTTACGTGAGGCGCAGTTTCGCCGTGTTGAAGCGTACGTTGAACGAGAATGTTGGATTCGCCAAATTAGATTGGCACCCAACTGAGAAAGAGAGTCTCACTGTCAATTTCAACTTGATGCAGTTTTCGTCTCCTAATGGAACCGTTACCGCTTCGGCATTGACGGATGGAAGTGGGTTTTATCCCAATGGAGACCAGATCGATCTAACACGATGGGCGAGGTTTTCTTACACGCGTGTGGTTTCGCCACGCGCCGTCAACGAGTTCCGTTTTGGTTGGTTTAAAGACACTCGCAAACAGTCGATAAATCCAGCCATCGCTCCTTCAAATGGCATACGATCCGGTCTTTCCGTGGGAGACATGAGCAATCTCGGCATGTCGGTCAATATTCCAAACTCCCAACCCTCAGAAGATCGTTTTCTCTTCACAGATACTTTTTCTCTGCTGGTGGGTAGGCATCAGCTTAAGTTGGGTGTTGAAACCAACTACATGCGTGATGTCGAGAACGCGCTCTTCTATGCTCGCGGTGAATATTTCTACGGCGATCTAAGCGACTGGGCGGAGGATCTTACGCCCGATACAAGTGACGTGAATTCTGGGAGGCACTACTCCGGGTTCTTACAAAGTTTTGGGCCACTGCTGACTCGAGCGATCGTGCGTGACTATAACTTTTACATCCAGGATCAATGGCAAGTGACTCGTGACCTGACTTTGAACCTTGGCATGAGGTATGAGTTCAACCGATTTACGCAACCGCCGGAAAATCCAGACTACCCGGCAACCGGAAAGCTGAATGAGCCCTTGGCCAATTTTGCTCCGCGCATTGGATTTGCGTATTCAACGAGGCAGGGAAGCACGGTGTTCAGGGGAGGATTTGGCATCTCGTATGCACGTTTGCCTTCTGCGAGCATCATCCGTCTGCAGCAACGCAATGGCGTCATCCAGAAAACGATTTTCTTTGAACCAAACACCACAGGAGCCCCGCGTTTCCCGAGCTATCTGAGTTCGACGAACATTCCCGGGGCCGGCAGCAACGTGACCTGGGCTGACCCAGGACTGAAGACGCCCTACACAGAGCAAGCTGACTTTACCGTCGAACAGAAGTTAGATACGAAAACGAGAGCGACTATCTCATATCTCTGGAACAACGGTGTGGGATTCCTGACACGTAAAGACGAGAATTTGGTTGCGCCGACGAGTTCATACGCTTGGAGGATTCTCGATTCAAGTGGTTCTGCGCAAACGGGAACGTATACTACGCCGCTTTACACGGCGACGTACGACACGAGATACGGAGTATTGAATCATATCTACAACGGAGGCATGCTCTTTTATGACGGGTTGGCGATAACGTTGATACGTCAGCAGACGAGTTGGGTTCAGGGGGCTCTTGCGTATACGTGGTCCCATGCGATTGACCTTGGATTGGGATCCGGTGCCGACAATATTTACTACACCGATCCTCCAGTCACGGTCTTCAATGGTAATCAGCGTTTCGAGAAGGGAAATTCGTCGTTAGATCAACGTCATCGGTTGGTACTTAGTGGATCCGTTACGCCACCAATGAGGCCGTTCCAATCGCACCTGGCGAACATTACTGCGAATGGATGGGAGCTCTCGTTGATTGAAACGTATGCGACGCCTCAAGGCGTGGACCCATATGTGAACATCTCCGCCCTTCCAGCGGCGCTCGCGAAGGTCGTTTATGCGAGCACAATCAGTGGTGTGGGCATTGGATTCGAGTCGTACCAAAGGGTGCCATTCTATCCACGCAGCAGCCTGGAGTTGGGGACAACTTTCAGGACGGATGCTCGATTGACGAAGCAATTCAAAATTGCACACGAACAACGCCTCGCGATGAACTTTGAGCTATTCAACGCTTTCAACTACCGCACCATTACATCCGTTAACCAGGTGGCTGTTGTCGCCAACGTCGATGGCAACGGAAACGGAATTCTTGTTCCGGTCCCGAAGCCAGGACGGGGAACTGCTTCAGCAGGGTTTCCTGATGGCACGAATGCCAGACGCGCACAGGTCTCTATCCGTTACAGCTTCTAA
- a CDS encoding heme-binding protein — protein sequence MSTKNTSITASSEDQVVNPLDAVPAEIPFDVPYGPPISLDQAQAVIRAGVAEATKRNWKMNLAVVDSGGNLVAFQRMDGAMLAAAQIAQHKARAGATFRRPTKVFEDGIQLMHLNYLLAFDGVIASRGGIPLITEGKIIGAIGCSGGTDSQDEIVSEAGAAVIKG from the coding sequence ATGTCAACGAAGAACACAAGTATCACTGCATCTTCTGAAGATCAAGTAGTCAACCCGCTCGACGCTGTACCAGCGGAAATACCGTTCGATGTGCCCTACGGCCCACCGATCTCATTAGACCAAGCCCAGGCTGTCATCCGCGCGGGTGTAGCCGAAGCTACAAAGAGAAATTGGAAGATGAACCTAGCGGTCGTCGATTCTGGTGGCAACCTTGTGGCCTTTCAACGTATGGACGGGGCAATGCTTGCTGCTGCTCAGATCGCTCAACACAAAGCCCGTGCAGGAGCTACCTTTCGGCGGCCAACGAAGGTATTTGAGGATGGCATTCAACTCATGCATCTCAACTATCTGCTCGCCTTTGATGGAGTGATCGCTTCTCGAGGCGGCATTCCCTTGATCACGGAAGGGAAGATCATCGGGGCTATTGGATGCTCGGGCGGAACGGATTCTCAAGACGAAATCGTCAGCGAAGCCGGGGCCGCAGTGATCAAAGGCTGA
- a CDS encoding aquaporin encodes MSVPLMHRTPFSALRSDWRLYAYEAIELAIFMICACAWAVLFLDASAPVLHMCPNPVVRRAIMALAIGATSVIIIRSPFGRRSGAHFNPAITLTYLRLGKIATWDAMFYVLAQFVGAVSGVGIAGLFLHRSLSSPTIDYIVTIPGRFGATAAFAAEFFMGALLMALILIFSNRVPLAGYVPYFVGVLIAVFTFSFASISGVSINPARTIGSAFFAGIWTSVWLYFVAPLSGMLVSAEAYRRINGPDSVLCAKLHPDPTVPCPFNCKFPGHHPAGPEDGYES; translated from the coding sequence ATGTCAGTGCCTTTGATGCATCGAACTCCATTCTCTGCGTTGAGATCGGATTGGCGCCTCTACGCTTACGAAGCGATCGAACTCGCGATCTTTATGATCTGCGCTTGCGCCTGGGCTGTCCTATTTCTCGATGCTTCCGCCCCCGTCCTTCACATGTGTCCCAATCCAGTCGTCCGACGAGCCATTATGGCTCTAGCCATCGGAGCAACGTCGGTCATCATCATCCGTTCACCCTTCGGCAGGAGGTCAGGTGCGCATTTCAACCCAGCAATCACCCTCACGTATCTTCGTCTCGGAAAAATTGCCACTTGGGATGCCATGTTCTACGTCCTGGCTCAATTCGTTGGGGCAGTATCCGGAGTAGGCATCGCGGGGCTATTCCTTCACAGGAGCCTTTCCTCGCCGACGATCGATTACATCGTCACCATCCCAGGAAGATTTGGCGCCACCGCGGCGTTCGCGGCGGAGTTTTTCATGGGCGCGCTGCTCATGGCCTTGATCCTGATCTTCTCGAACCGGGTACCACTCGCGGGCTATGTTCCATATTTCGTCGGCGTCCTGATCGCGGTGTTTACTTTTTCCTTCGCTTCAATCTCGGGCGTGAGCATTAATCCTGCCCGGACGATAGGTTCCGCTTTCTTTGCTGGGATCTGGACATCGGTGTGGCTCTATTTCGTCGCGCCTCTATCCGGCATGCTTGTTTCTGCTGAAGCGTATCGGCGAATCAATGGCCCGGATTCTGTTCTGTGTGCCAAGTTGCATCCTGATCCTACTGTGCCGTGCCCTTTCAATTGCAAGTTTCCTGGCCACCATCCCGCGGGTCCAGAAGATGGGTATGAATCATAG